A stretch of the Lactuca sativa cultivar Salinas chromosome 9, Lsat_Salinas_v11, whole genome shotgun sequence genome encodes the following:
- the LOC128129054 gene encoding uncharacterized protein LOC128129054 yields MLSNREWMYTKRLDNRRLFNPQWPHYVNLFLDFAYANATNIQHIIREGVEVFEIRCPCAKCKNIYYLPRELVFSHLVNRGFMNGYTQWYLHGEKYPTLEIGQCSNPISPQHVGPSSNIETVQHINNDFSDYHRYEEMVIDSMHQPEASYYQQTPQHPNLEAQNFYKVLKQASEPLWDGCTKTSTLSATTRLLDWKSQSNVSDTSFDTLLSIVKDILPTGEKLPNSFYETKKMLKPLKLPLERIHVCINHCMLFRGQFADLDHCAVCGENRYKAKGRKVPNLVMTYMPIGPRLQRLFYSRKTAKYLTWHADHLVDPEKMIHPSEGEAWNHFDRKFPDFANEKRNIRLGLCTDGFSPNNSNTTPYSCWPVFLTVYNLPPWLAFKHQYIQLPLIIPGKKSPGQNLDVFLQPLVDELKMLFTDGIETYDAHRKTNFQMKVVLLWTVSDFPAYAILSGWSTHVNFLKGKKVKGHEVPVPYPTREYIWEKIQHFPTVYNGTPYGPNYIKPKGFGITHNWVKKSIFWELPYWRHLLIRHNLDLMHVEKNFFENMFHISMGTPKSKDNMKAREDIEMLCDRPILNPIRDNNRKPRKNPGKYTLTKEQVKKVCDWLKELKFPDGYASNIGNCVNTKDYSFYGFKIHDCHVFTQRLLPLAIRGFVPTKIYEAVSEISMYFRVLCSKTLHLQDLFDMKRCIVQTMCKLEQIYPPSFFDSMEHLVIHLADEAIVGGPVHYRWMYQYERKLGIIKRRIRNKARAEGSIVNEHLVNELATYCSLYFDPTIETRRNREARNFAPQSHRFSSGGAPLSIFVVPSRRLYEKSGKRKPLSDKVLHKAHTYILLNCKEVNPYIIEFDEMVIRTNPNESVSDLRDKYFGEWFEDRIMYKTLDGSARHLEVIATKPSRHAYFHNGYFVNGYKFHTQQYGEGRATKNFGVCVRGETYNAEQESDYYGILQEILEIEYYSSGPSTVVLFNCIWFDNKDGVIVNKNKLVDVKPNPHKRVLGFNLTESGLFCVLTWLIMAFSANLGGWIVDTPLTKGMSVTTVMQSIGFLGPAF; encoded by the exons ATGTTGTCTAATAGAGAATGGATGTACACAAAGAGACTCGATAATCGTCGTTTGTTTAATCCACAATGGCCACATTATGTTAATTTGTTTTTGGATTTTGCTTATGCGAACGCAACAAACATCCAACATATCATTAGGGAAGGGGTGGAAGTTTTTGAAATTAGATGTCCGTGTGCGAAATGCAAAAATATTTATTACCTTCCGAGAGAATTAGTTTTTAGCCATCTTGTTAACCGAGGCTTCATGAATGGTTATACACAATGGTATTTACATGGAGAAAAATATCCAACACTAGAGATAGGTCAATGTTCAAACCCAATTTCACCTCAACACGTGGGTCCAAGTTCGAATATTGAAACAGTTCAACACATTAATAACGATTTTAGTGATTATCATAGATACGAGGAGATGGTTATCGATAGCATGCACCAACctgaggcttcgtattatcaacAAACACCACAACATCCAAATCTTGAAGCCCAAAATTTTTATAAAGTTTTGAAACAAGCGAGTGAGCCTTTATGGGACGGGTGTACAAAAACTTCCACACTCTCTGCCACCACTAGATTATTGGATTGGAAATCCCAATCTAATGTTTCAGACACGTCATTTGATACACTTCTTTCAATTGTTAAAGACATTCTACCAACTGGCGAGAAGCTTCCTAATAGCTTCTACGAGACCAAGAAAATGTTGAAGCCACTAAAATTGCCTTTAGAACGGATTCATGTATGTATAAACCATTGCATGCTATTCAGGGGCCAGTTTGCTGATTTGGATCATTGTGCAGTATGTGGAGAAAATAGATACAAAGCCAAAGGGAGAAAGGTTCCTAATTTGGTCATGACTTACATGCCGATTGGACCGAGACTCCAAAGGCTCTTCTATTCAAGGAAGACGGCCAAATATTTAACTTGGCATGCAGATCATTTAGTAGATCCAGAAAAGATGATACATCCCAGTGAAGGTGAAGCATGGAATCATTTTGACAGAAAATTTCCTGATTTTGCAAATGAGAAGCGCAACATACGTCTCGGGTTGTGCACTGATGGGTTTAGTCCTAATAATTCAAACACGACTCCCTATTCGTGTTGGCCAGTGTTTCTCACTGTTTACAACCTACCCCCTTGGTTGGCTTTTAAACATCAATACATACAACTTCCATTGATTATTCCTGGGAAGAAGAGTCCCGGACAGAATTTGGATGTTTTTTTACAACCTTTGGTGGACGAGTTGAAGATGTTGTTCACAGATGGCATTGAAACTTATGACGCTCATCGAAAGACCAATTTTCAGATGAAGGTTGTACTTCTATGGACAGTTAGTGACTTCCCTGCTTATGCAATATTGTCCGGATGGAGCACTCATG TTAATTTCTTAAAAGGCAAGAAAGTGAAGGGTCATGAAGTGCCTGTTCCATACCCAACCAGAGAATATATTTGGGAGAAAATCCAACATTTTCCCACTGTATACAACGGTACTCCCTATGGTCCAAATTATATAAAACCAAAAGGTTTTGGTATTACACATAACTGGGTAAAGAAGAGCATCTTTTGGGAGCTTCCATATTGGCGTCACCTGTTGATCCGACACAACCTCGATTTGATGCATGTTGAGaagaatttttttgaaaatatgtTTCATATTTCGATGGGTACCCCAAAGTCCAAAGACAATATGAAGGCAAGAGAGGATATTGAGATGCTATGTGACCGACCTATACTAAACCCCATTAGGGACAACAATAGGAAGCCTAGGAAGAACCCTGGAAAGTACACATTGACAAAGGAACAAGTTAAAAAAGTATGTGATTGGTTGAAAGAACTAAAATTTCCTGACGGATATGCATCAAATATAGGTAATTGTGTAAACACCAAAGATTACAGTTTTTATGGTTTCAAAATCCATGACTGTCATGTGTTTACGCAACGGTTGCTTCCCCTAGCTATAAGAGGTTTTGTTCCAACAAAGATATATGAGGCCGTATCAGAGATATCCATGTACTTTCGAGTATTGTGCTCGAAAACGTTGCATCTTCAGGACTTGTTCGATATGAAACGTTGTATTGTTCAGACCATGTGCAAGTTGGAGCAAATATACCCTCCTAGCTTCTTTGATTCCATGGAACACCTGGTCATACATTTAGCTGATGAAGCTATTGTTGGTGGTCCGGTACATTACAGATGGATGTACCAATACGAGAG GAAACTGGGCATAATTAAAAGAAGAATCAGGAACAAAGCACGAGCTGAGGGTTCAATAGTCAATGAACATCTAGTGAATGAACTTGCTACCTATTGTTCGTTATATTTTGACCCGACGATTGAGACACGCCGTAATCGAGAAGCACGGAATTTTGCACCACAAAGTCACAGGTTTTCGAGTGGTGGAGCTCCACTTAGCATCTTTGTCGTCCCATCAAGAAGATTATATGAAAAAAGTGGAAAACGAAAACCCTTAAGTGATAAAGTCCTTCACAAGGCGCACACTTACATATTACTTAATTGTAAAGAAGTTAACCCTTACATCATCGAGTTTGATGAAATGGTCATAAGAACGAATCCAAATGAATCAGTTTCTGATTTAAGAGATAAATACTTTGGTGAATGGTTTGAGGACAGA ATAATGTATAAGACACTCGATGGAAGTGCTAGACACTTAGAAGTTATAGCTACGAAACCATCGAGACATGCTTATTTTCATAATGGGTATTTTGTAAATGGTTATAAGTTCCACACTCAACAATACGGCGAGGGTCGTGCGACAAAAAACTTTGGAGTATGTGTTAGAGGGGAGACGTATAATGCCGAACAAGAGTCAGACTACTATGGCATATTGCAAGAGATCTTAGAGATTGAGTATTATAGCAGCGGACCGTCGACTGTTGTACTGTTTAATTGTATTTGGTTTGATAACAAAGACGGTGTAATAGTCAACAAAAACAAGTTGGTTGATGTCAAACCCAATCCCCACAAACGG GTCCTAGGGTTCAATTTAACAGAATCAGGGCTATTTTGTGTATTGACATGGCTTATAATGGCTTTCTCAGCCAATCTTGGAGGCTGGATAGTTGACACTCCTCTGACCAAAGGGATGTCTGTGACTACA gTAATGCAATCAATTGGATTTCTTGGACCTGCATTTTGA